The Nocardia sp. NBC_01503 sequence ATGACCGTGCACGCGACCATTGGAATCGGTTGCCCGGCCGTAGACCGCGCCACCGAGCGGATGCGCGGTGAAGGCGGCATTGGCGTCATAACCGATCGGCGAGTAGTCGACCGAGGAGTTCGAACTGCCCGCGATACGACGATCGACCGTACGGCAGGCCGCGATCACCTGATCCTGGGCGGCACGCGGCCAATTCAGGCCGACGGTATTGCGGGCACGGTCGTAGCGCAAGCGCGCGCGGGTCGGATCGAGCACGATACCGAGCGAGGCGATGGCCAGCGTATCCACGGGAATGCCCGGGACGAACCAATTTTCGAGGGTCAGCGGCATTCCGGACGAATCATGGATGCGACTGGCGCTGGGCACCCCGCCACCGGTCAGCGCCGGTTCGGTGACGCTGCGGGCCAGCACCACATCACCATTGGTGCCCCAGCCGTCGCCGATATGCTCATTGAGATTGGGCAGGGTGCCGGTGGCCTGGGCGCGCACCAGCAGTTCGGAGGTGCCGACCGAGCCCGCACCGAGGAACAGACGATCACAGGTGAGGGTGCGGGTGGCCAGCACCTCGCCGGTCGGGGCCAGTTTGGTCACCGACACCACGAATTTGCCGCTGCCGTCCTGGCCGATGGAGTCCACCCGATGCCCGGGGAAGATTCCGGTGCGGCCGGTGCCCTCGGCGTAGCGCAGATAGTTCTGATTCAGATCGAACTTCGCACCGTTGGAGTTGCCGAGATTACTGCGCGCGGCCGTCGCCGAGGCGCGCGAGGTCCCCGCGAGTTCGGCGCGCAGCACATCCCAGTTGAAGATCGAATCATTGGGCAGCGGTTCATAACCCGCCGCGCGCACCTGTCGATCCCACACCCGCGAATGGTTGAACGGCGCGGAGTTGTAGATATCGGCGGGCATGGGGCTCAGCCGCAGCATCTCCCGCACCCGCGGGTAGTAGACGCGATCGAGTTCGTCGTAGTCGGCGATACCGCCGAAGAGCGAATCGAAGATATCGCGCGGCGGCGCGATCATGGCCCCGGTGAAGACGATCGACCCACCGCCGACCGCGGCGCCGCGCCACACATCGATACCGCCGAATTCGGTGACGTCCAGGACCCCGCCGAAGTCGGCGAAGGTCATCGGCACCTTGGTGACGCCGGTGAAGCTGGAGCGATGCCAGAAACCGCGGCCGTCGGGCAGGTCATCGCCGGTGAAGATCTCCCGATTGGGATCATTGGGCCAGCGCGATCCGCGCTCCAGCACGGTATTGGCAATGCCCGCCTGGGCCAGTCGCAGCGCGGTCACGGCCGCGCCGAAGCCGGATCCGATGACGATCGCCTCGGTGTGCTCCGGCGGATCCGGCAGCGGCGCGAAGATCTCCGGCACCCAGGCCTGGAACAGCGTGTTCCACACCGGATTCGCCGATGCGGCCCCGGTGCCGCGCGCGGCGACACCCGACCCCATGCCCGCGAGCAGAGCCGCGGCCCCCGCGGCCTTGAAAATGGCGCGCCTGCGCAACCGGCCACCTCCCTCATCAAGTAGGCCGCGCGCGAGATTACCGGTCGGTCGGTCCCGCAACAACACATTCTTCGTGCGCCACAAGATTGGTCATGCGTGTCGGCTATGTGTCGCGGCCGAGGCGTGGTAAAAGCCGCGACGAGCAGAGGCCGTCAGGCGCGCAGACGCTCGCGGCGGAGCTGGTCGACCTCCGGAAGATCAAGGGGGGACAGCGAATCCACGCCGAGGATCTTCTTGATGAGATAGTCGGCGAGTTCGGGATTACGGGCCAGCGCGGGGCCGTGCATATAGGTGCCCAGAACCGAACCCTGAACCACACCCTCGAGACCGTCGCCGACACCATTGCCGACGCCTTTGGTCACGCGGGCCAGGCCGGTGGCGTCGCCACCGAGTTTCGTTCCGCCACGGTGGTTTTCGAAACCGGTGAGCGCCTGGGTGAGTCCGGGCAGCAGCGGCTGGGTGGCCACCTCGCCGATGGCTCGCTTGTCCTGCGGTGAGGTGGTGACGTCGAACAGGCCGACACCGTCGACCCGTTCACCGGAGGAGGTTTCGTACCAGTGCCCGAGCACCTGGATGGCGGCGCAGATGGCCAGGACCGGCGTGCCGCGCCCGGCGGCCTGCTGCAGACCGGGATAGCGCTGCAGGTGCCGGGTGGCCAGCCGCTGCGCCGAATCCTCCGCACCGCCGAGTAGATAGATGTCCAGCGAATCCGGCACCGGGTCCGACAGGTTGATCTCCACGATCTCGGCGGCGTGGCCGCGCATGCGCAGGCGCTGGCGGACGACCACGGCATTGCCGCCGTCACCGTAGGTGCCCATCACATCGGGGAGGATGAGGCCGATGCGTACGGTCGAGTCGGTCATGCCCGCGCCTTCTCTTCGAGGTCTCGGTTCAGATCACGGAACGCCGTGTAGTTGGCGAGCACCTCGACCCGGCCGGGCGGGCAGGATGCTATGGCGCGCAAGGGATCCGCGACCGTGATGTGCTCGACACCGGCGTAGGTCAGGCGCACCGCGAGATCGGTGGCGCGCTCACCGGCGGCGACCACCTGGGTGCCCTCGAAGTGTTCGAAACGCACATCCCACAGCCAGGACAGGTCCTCGCCGTCCGGCACCTGACCGTTCACGGCGATGACCAAACCCGTTGCGGCGGAATCGATCATGGACAGCGCCTCCTGCCAGCCCGCCGGATTCTTGGCCAGCAGCAGGCGGGCGTTGTGGCCGTTCACCTCGACGGTGCGGTAGCGGCCCGCGATCTCGTTCACGGTGCCGGTGGCCTCGGCCGCGGCGGCCGCATCGGCGCCCATGGCGACGGCGGCGGCCACCGCCTGCGCGGCGTTACCGCGATTGGCGCGACCCGGAAGGGCAAGGGAGAGCGGCAATTCCAGGCCGTCGGGGCCGTGGATGGCATGCTCGTCGACCCGCCACTGCGGTTCCGGGCGCTTGAAATCGGTTCCGGTGCTGTACCAGTGCTCGCCCTCCCACAGGATGGGCTCACCGCTGCGCGGGCAGCTGGTGGCATCCACCGACCAGCCGCTGCCGGCGGACACCCACACCACATTCGGATGGTCGTAGGCGATGGAGGTGACCAGCACATCGTCACAGTTGGCGATCAGCACCGCATTCGGATGCCGGGCCATACCGGCGCGCAGGCGGCGCTCGATCATATTGATCTCGCCGACCCGGTCCAGCTGATCGCGGGAGAGGTTGAGCAGCACCACCACGGCGGGATCGAGCGCGTCCGCCACATGCGGCAGATGCAGTTCGTCCACCTCGATGGCGGCCAGGCGCGCGGTGCGATTCGCGGTGAGCGCGGCCACGATTCCGGCATCCATATTCGCGCCGTCAGCCTGGGTGGCGACCGCGCCGATGGTCTGCAGCGCGGCCGTGGTCATCCGGGTGGTGGTCGATTTGCCATTGGTGCCGGTGACCAGCACCGTGCGCCGGCCCCGCCCCAGCTGAGTCATGATCGTCGGATCGATCTTCAGCGCGATCAGGCCGCCGATCATCGAACCATTGCCGCGCCCCGCGCGCCGCGACGCCCATGACGCCGCCGTCGCCGCCCGCAGCGCCAACTGTCCGCGTACCGAGATGTCTGCCACGCCGCGAGTTTATTGGTGCGAGCGCGTTGATGCGCAGGCGGCATCGACAGTCAGGACTTGTAGAGCAGCTCCTCGTAGGTGTGCGAGTAGTGCTTCTCCAATTGTTCGAGGGTTTCGGTGCTGTCCGGCTGCAATTCCTTCACCAGCCGAGCCTGATTCGGCAGCGTATCGACCGGCCACTGGTCGGGCTTCCACAGGCCGCTGCGCAGGAAGGCCTTGGCGCAGTGCAGGAAGATCTGCTCGACCCGAACCTCGACGGCCAAGATCGGGCGATGCCCCTTCACCACCATGTCGTCGAAGTACGGCGCCTCCCGCACCAGCCGGGCTTTACCGTTGATACGCAGGGTTTCACCGCGGCCGGGAATCAGGAAGATCACGCCCACATGCGGATTGCTCAGAATATTGAGATAGCCGTCCGCCCGGCGATTACCCGGACGCTCGGGGATGGCGATGGTGTGGTCGTCCAGTACATGTACGAAACCGGCCGGATCACCCTTGGGCGAGGCATCGCAATTACCGTCGGCGTCACTGGTGGCCAGGACCACGAAGGGAGAGAGCGAGATCCACTCCTTGTCGCGAGCATGGAGTGCGACGCGCTCCTTGGCGACGGCCCGGGGTGTCGGATCACCCAGCAGGGCACGCAGTTCGGCCTGATCCACGATCTCGCTCATGATTCGATTCAACGCGCGAACCATGCGGCTCCGCCAGTGAATTGTGCGGTATCTCCCTATCGCGGGGCGTCGAACAGATTGGGCTGACCGGCCTTGAAGCGCGCGATGTCCAACTGCCGGAACGGTTCCAGTTCGGTGGCGCGGTAGAGCTTGAAGAGCTGACAGCGCGGCGCATTCGAACCGGAGACCTCCAACAGTGCGTTCACCGCCGTGCGCGCGGCCTCGGAGGCGCCCTCCATGGTGGCCAGATCCACATTGGTGCGCACGTAATCACCTGCCAGGAACAGGTTTTCGATCTCGGCTTGATGGGATTCCGGCCGCAGCGCCCAGGAGCCCGCGGTATTGATCAGCAGCGGATCGGCATTGGCATTGCGCTTGCTCCCGGCGTCCCAGGTGATGCCGGTGTCCAGGAACCAGGAGTGCAGATCCGCGTCGGTGAGCAGTTCGCGCTGATCGTTCAGGTGCGCTTTGAGTTGCGCCCAGACCTCGCGGGCGATCTCATCGTGCGTGCATTCCTTGGCGGGTTTGCCGTAGAGCGTGCCGGGGGTGTTCCAGTCGGAGATATCCACCGACAGGCAGTCCTGCACGGTCCCGTCACCGAAGCCGGTGATCGGGGTGCGTGCCCAGAACTGGTTCTGTGCGATGGAGGTCAGCGACCACGGCGAATCCACGTAGGCGACATGACCGCGCGCGATATTCGTCTCGCGCTTCAGGAAGAACTGGATACCCGTCATCCAGTCCACCATGAGCTGGCTCATTCCCGCC is a genomic window containing:
- a CDS encoding GMC oxidoreductase, with the protein product MRRRAIFKAAGAAALLAGMGSGVAARGTGAASANPVWNTLFQAWVPEIFAPLPDPPEHTEAIVIGSGFGAAVTALRLAQAGIANTVLERGSRWPNDPNREIFTGDDLPDGRGFWHRSSFTGVTKVPMTFADFGGVLDVTEFGGIDVWRGAAVGGGSIVFTGAMIAPPRDIFDSLFGGIADYDELDRVYYPRVREMLRLSPMPADIYNSAPFNHSRVWDRQVRAAGYEPLPNDSIFNWDVLRAELAGTSRASATAARSNLGNSNGAKFDLNQNYLRYAEGTGRTGIFPGHRVDSIGQDGSGKFVVSVTKLAPTGEVLATRTLTCDRLFLGAGSVGTSELLVRAQATGTLPNLNEHIGDGWGTNGDVVLARSVTEPALTGGGVPSASRIHDSSGMPLTLENWFVPGIPVDTLAIASLGIVLDPTRARLRYDRARNTVGLNWPRAAQDQVIAACRTVDRRIAGSSNSSVDYSPIGYDANAAFTAHPLGGAVYGRATDSNGRVHGHPGLYVMDGAGIPGSTATVNPSLTITALAERNIEAIIRAGR
- a CDS encoding type 1 glutamine amidotransferase, whose translation is MTDSTVRIGLILPDVMGTYGDGGNAVVVRQRLRMRGHAAEIVEINLSDPVPDSLDIYLLGGAEDSAQRLATRHLQRYPGLQQAAGRGTPVLAICAAIQVLGHWYETSSGERVDGVGLFDVTTSPQDKRAIGEVATQPLLPGLTQALTGFENHRGGTKLGGDATGLARVTKGVGNGVGDGLEGVVQGSVLGTYMHGPALARNPELADYLIKKILGVDSLSPLDLPEVDQLRRERLRA
- a CDS encoding pyridoxamine 5'-phosphate oxidase family protein, which translates into the protein MSEIVDQAELRALLGDPTPRAVAKERVALHARDKEWISLSPFVVLATSDADGNCDASPKGDPAGFVHVLDDHTIAIPERPGNRRADGYLNILSNPHVGVIFLIPGRGETLRINGKARLVREAPYFDDMVVKGHRPILAVEVRVEQIFLHCAKAFLRSGLWKPDQWPVDTLPNQARLVKELQPDSTETLEQLEKHYSHTYEELLYKS
- a CDS encoding Mur ligase family protein; translation: MADISVRGQLALRAATAASWASRRAGRGNGSMIGGLIALKIDPTIMTQLGRGRRTVLVTGTNGKSTTTRMTTAALQTIGAVATQADGANMDAGIVAALTANRTARLAAIEVDELHLPHVADALDPAVVVLLNLSRDQLDRVGEINMIERRLRAGMARHPNAVLIANCDDVLVTSIAYDHPNVVWVSAGSGWSVDATSCPRSGEPILWEGEHWYSTGTDFKRPEPQWRVDEHAIHGPDGLELPLSLALPGRANRGNAAQAVAAAVAMGADAAAAAEATGTVNEIAGRYRTVEVNGHNARLLLAKNPAGWQEALSMIDSAATGLVIAVNGQVPDGEDLSWLWDVRFEHFEGTQVVAAGERATDLAVRLTYAGVEHITVADPLRAIASCPPGRVEVLANYTAFRDLNRDLEEKARA